A DNA window from Deltaproteobacteria bacterium contains the following coding sequences:
- a CDS encoding PIN domain-containing protein yields MKDKYVLDSSVWIEIERKNPAVLERVLPLIEKNQVCLVDLIVAELLRGAKTRKDFLKLKDGFSVFLQLSTKWESVAELAFNTGRRGFTPPLTDLYIAQCVLENQKTLVTHDKHFRHIAQVKPFEVILLK; encoded by the coding sequence ATGAAAGATAAATACGTGCTCGATTCATCCGTCTGGATTGAAATTGAGCGAAAAAATCCCGCCGTGCTGGAACGCGTCCTTCCCCTCATTGAAAAAAATCAGGTCTGTCTCGTTGACCTGATCGTGGCCGAACTTCTGCGGGGCGCAAAAACGCGCAAGGATTTTTTAAAATTGAAAGACGGGTTTTCCGTTTTCCTACAGCTCTCGACAAAGTGGGAATCGGTGGCCGAGCTTGCCTTCAATACAGGGCGCAGGGGTTTTACCCCTCCCCTGACCGATCTGTACATCGCCCAGTGCGTCCTCGAGAATCAAAAAACGCTCGTGACGCATGACAAACATTTCAGACATATTGCCCAAGTGAAGCCTTTTGAAGTGATTTTACTCAAGTAA
- a CDS encoding type II toxin-antitoxin system HicB family antitoxin gives MKYHFKIHKEKRGYWGECVELKGCVSQGQSLDELTGNLKEALDLYLDEPVDSKVIFNLPKRGLQGRNTIEIEADPQIALAALLRVERLKHKWTQKTVAKKLGVPLYSYQKLEHSKTANPQWKTLIRLRHIYPTLNLNLAA, from the coding sequence ATGAAATACCATTTTAAAATCCATAAGGAGAAAAGGGGCTATTGGGGAGAGTGTGTCGAGTTAAAGGGATGCGTGAGTCAGGGCCAAAGCCTCGATGAACTGACCGGGAACCTCAAGGAGGCGCTCGATCTGTACCTCGATGAACCGGTGGATTCAAAAGTGATATTCAACCTGCCCAAACGGGGACTTCAAGGAAGAAATACAATCGAAATAGAAGCCGATCCCCAGATTGCCTTGGCGGCACTCTTGCGGGTTGAGCGCTTAAAACATAAATGGACCCAGAAGACAGTCGCAAAAAAGCTCGGAGTTCCTCTCTACAGCTATCAAAAGCTGGAGCATTCGAAGACCGCGAACCCGCAGTGGAAAACCCTTATCAGGCTTCGACATATTTACCCCACGTTAAACCTTAATCTTGCCGCGTAA
- a CDS encoding type II toxin-antitoxin system HicA family toxin translates to MMRLYERHGWTLLRQKGSHVQMGKGNERETIPLHSELKKGLERKLLKRLGIGKGKQ, encoded by the coding sequence ATGATGCGGCTGTACGAACGGCATGGATGGACCCTTCTGCGGCAAAAAGGGAGCCATGTCCAGATGGGCAAAGGAAATGAAAGGGAGACGATACCTCTGCATTCGGAGCTCAAAAAGGGGCTGGAGAGAAAGCTCTTGAAAAGGCTTGGAATCGGGAAAGGGAAACAATGA
- a CDS encoding TldD/PmbA family protein, with amino-acid sequence MLERLPSPEILKKLLSKGGEFAEIYAEKTRSTKILCEDKKIESVISGVDNGAGLRLIADLRTAYGFTNELTPSSLLNLASEIAGSMKGGRFGRDIDLKKKNPLLHFPIQTDPATVSTADKVLMIRKAEGLAWSLDKRIVQVSVRYSDTTRHVEIANSENDLVDMSTTLTVLGVSVTASDGKSYHTGYHAIGGHIGYEVFTGPDVENTVRKAVHRALINLTAARAAGGAMPVVISSEAGGTMVHEAVGHGLEGDLVCEGMSVYEGKIGRTIGSPKVTVWDDPTYPARRGSYAFDDEGTPAQKAVLVENGVLKTYMYDRLTAMKMNSKAGGPAIGGGPAVSNGHGRRESYEHKPIVRMTNTMIAPGKDDPDAIIRSVDKGLFVKMMGGGQVNTVNGDFMFEVSEGYRIEHGKIGEPVRGATLTGNGPEVLKIIDRVGNDLGFSIGTCGKDNQGAPVADAIPTIRIPELVVGGIVSE; translated from the coding sequence ATGCTCGAACGACTGCCGTCCCCGGAAATTCTCAAAAAACTTCTCTCGAAGGGGGGGGAATTTGCCGAAATCTACGCCGAAAAGACCCGCTCCACAAAAATTCTTTGTGAAGACAAAAAAATCGAGAGCGTCATTTCGGGAGTGGACAACGGGGCGGGACTGCGGCTGATTGCCGACTTGAGGACTGCTTACGGATTCACCAATGAACTGACCCCCTCCTCTCTTTTGAACCTCGCCTCGGAGATCGCCGGTTCGATGAAGGGGGGGCGGTTTGGCCGTGACATCGATCTGAAAAAGAAAAATCCCCTGCTTCATTTCCCCATTCAAACAGATCCCGCAACCGTCTCGACGGCGGACAAGGTGTTGATGATCCGAAAGGCTGAAGGGTTAGCCTGGTCGCTGGATAAACGGATTGTCCAGGTCTCCGTCCGTTATTCGGATACGACTCGTCATGTGGAAATCGCCAATTCGGAGAACGATCTGGTCGATATGTCAACGACATTGACGGTACTGGGGGTGTCGGTGACCGCCTCTGATGGAAAAAGCTATCACACCGGCTATCATGCCATCGGCGGTCATATCGGCTACGAGGTTTTCACTGGACCGGATGTTGAAAACACCGTCCGAAAGGCGGTTCATCGCGCCCTCATTAATCTAACCGCGGCCCGCGCCGCCGGGGGCGCCATGCCGGTGGTGATTTCGTCCGAGGCGGGAGGGACGATGGTGCATGAGGCGGTCGGTCACGGCTTGGAGGGGGATCTCGTTTGTGAAGGGATGTCGGTCTATGAGGGAAAAATCGGCCGGACTATTGGATCTCCCAAGGTGACCGTCTGGGATGATCCGACATATCCCGCCAGGCGTGGATCGTATGCCTTTGACGACGAAGGGACACCGGCGCAAAAGGCGGTACTGGTGGAAAACGGCGTCTTAAAAACTTATATGTACGACCGCTTAACCGCCATGAAGATGAACTCAAAGGCCGGTGGCCCCGCCATTGGCGGGGGCCCTGCTGTCTCAAACGGCCACGGGCGGCGCGAATCGTATGAGCACAAACCGATCGTTCGGATGACCAACACGATGATCGCGCCCGGCAAAGACGATCCCGATGCGATCATCCGTTCCGTTGACAAAGGACTTTTCGTAAAAATGATGGGGGGCGGGCAGGTGAACACGGTGAACGGCGACTTCATGTTTGAGGTAAGCGAGGGTTACCGGATTGAGCATGGAAAAATCGGCGAGCCGGTTCGGGGGGCGACCCTCACCGGAAACGGGCCGGAGGTTTTGAAGATCATCGACAGGGTGGGAAACGATCTCGGTTTTTCCATCGGCACCTGCGGCAAGGACAACCAGGGGGCGCCGGTGGCCGACGCCATCCCGACGATTAGAATTCCCGAACTGGTTGTGGGGGGGATTGTGTCGGAATAA
- the mtnP gene encoding S-methyl-5'-thioadenosine phosphorylase, with product MTTEASIGIIGGSGLYSMADFRLKKKISLKTPFGKPSDSFLLGELEGKEAIFLARHGVGHRHTPSEVNFRANIWGMKKLGVGAILSVSAVGSLKKEIEPGHMVVIDQFFDRTRGRPSTFFERGIVAHVSFANPVCESLRRQLIAASRASGVVMHERGTYVCMEGPMFSTKAESHFYRSCGADVIGMTNLTEAKLAREAEICYATLALSTDYDCWHESREPVTADEVIAVLNQNALTAQKILKRTVGRLEKTEGCACRNALRHAIVTDLKKIPPATKARLKLIIGRYL from the coding sequence ATGACAACGGAAGCGTCCATCGGCATTATCGGCGGGAGCGGGCTTTATTCGATGGCCGATTTTCGGCTGAAAAAAAAGATTTCCCTCAAAACCCCGTTTGGGAAACCATCCGACTCTTTCCTTCTGGGTGAACTCGAGGGGAAAGAGGCGATCTTTCTGGCCCGACACGGCGTCGGCCACCGCCACACCCCTTCCGAGGTAAACTTCCGCGCCAACATCTGGGGAATGAAAAAACTTGGCGTCGGGGCGATTCTCTCCGTTTCGGCGGTGGGGTCGCTTAAAAAAGAGATCGAGCCGGGGCATATGGTGGTGATCGACCAGTTTTTCGACCGGACGCGCGGGCGCCCTTCCACTTTTTTTGAAAGAGGAATTGTGGCGCATGTCAGTTTTGCAAATCCGGTCTGCGAAAGTCTGCGGCGGCAGTTGATTGCCGCCTCCCGAGCCTCCGGCGTGGTCATGCACGAAAGGGGAACCTATGTCTGCATGGAAGGGCCGATGTTTTCCACCAAAGCGGAATCGCATTTCTACCGGAGCTGTGGCGCCGATGTGATCGGCATGACCAACCTCACCGAGGCAAAACTTGCGCGCGAGGCGGAAATCTGCTACGCCACACTGGCCCTTTCCACCGACTACGACTGTTGGCACGAAAGCCGGGAGCCGGTCACGGCCGACGAGGTGATCGCCGTGCTGAATCAAAATGCGCTGACGGCGCAAAAGATCCTCAAACGGACCGTAGGCCGCCTTGAAAAGACCGAAGGGTGCGCCTGTCGGAATGCCCTTCGGCACGCGATTGTCACCGACTTAAAAAAAATCCCGCCGGCGACAAAGGCCCGTTTGAAATTGATTATCGGGAGGTATTTATAA
- a CDS encoding sugar kinase encodes MSILVTGSVALDTVTTPFGTINEGLGGSAVHFAVSASYYTDVHLVAVVGEDFPDEHLRFLRSKKIDIEGIERAPGKTFRWTGKYDYDLNNAQTLKTDLNVFEKFTPKIPLAWRNIEYVFLANIDPDLQRQVIEQVNKPKVIACDTMNFWIQGKRDSLIRTIGKVDILTINEGEARLLAGESNLVRAARKIHVLGPKIIVIKQGEYGALLLHDEHVFSAPALPLEDIKDPTGAGDSFAGGFMGYLAKTGDLSLPGLRKAVIVGSTMASFNVEAFSCDRLRRLTMDEIRHRYKLFKQMSHFDEIEL; translated from the coding sequence ATGTCTATATTGGTCACCGGCTCTGTCGCTCTCGACACGGTTACAACCCCTTTCGGCACGATCAACGAAGGGTTGGGAGGTTCGGCCGTTCATTTTGCCGTTTCGGCTTCTTATTACACCGACGTCCATCTGGTGGCGGTGGTGGGGGAGGATTTTCCGGACGAGCATTTGAGGTTTTTAAGATCAAAAAAAATCGACATCGAGGGGATTGAAAGGGCCCCCGGGAAGACGTTCCGCTGGACCGGAAAGTACGACTACGATTTGAACAACGCCCAAACACTCAAAACCGACCTGAATGTCTTTGAAAAATTCACCCCCAAAATTCCCTTGGCCTGGCGCAACATCGAATATGTCTTTCTGGCCAATATCGACCCCGATCTCCAAAGGCAGGTGATTGAACAGGTCAATAAACCGAAGGTCATCGCCTGCGACACGATGAATTTCTGGATTCAGGGGAAGCGCGATTCGCTCATCAGGACCATCGGGAAGGTCGATATCCTGACCATCAACGAAGGGGAGGCGCGGCTTTTGGCGGGGGAGTCGAATCTCGTCCGTGCCGCCCGAAAAATCCACGTCCTGGGGCCGAAGATTATCGTCATCAAACAGGGGGAATATGGCGCCCTGCTCCTTCACGATGAACATGTCTTTTCGGCGCCGGCCCTGCCGCTTGAGGATATCAAAGACCCCACCGGTGCAGGGGACAGCTTTGCCGGCGGTTTTATGGGCTATCTGGCGAAGACGGGGGATCTTTCACTGCCGGGTTTGAGAAAGGCGGTGATTGTGGGGAGTACGATGGCGTCGTTTAATGTGGAGGCCTTCAGTTGCGACCGTTTGCGGAGGTTGACAATGGATGAGATCCGCCACCGGTACAAGTTGTTCAAGCAGATGTCGCATTTTGACGAAATTGAGCTATGA
- the recO gene encoding DNA repair protein RecO encodes MLHKTTAIILKKIPYSESDLIVWWLTTEGKKQKGFAPAGRISRKRFAGALDLFNRVELVYSERKGDELFFLKSAALDKGMEGVRDDLSKFAVACYFAEMILEFLQERQALPDVYRMFDRFLQAIDGAGALSTPLIPLMEHQLLTLFGFQPSLSACGLCRRKISPDLQYFFDGRQGSVVCSRCSENLSVPGPGRAPSPGRAPSPGRAPTDSHPLSYEAISGLLASVEHDPSKWLSKGWEPSQGWKTDHVAQTRRAFEYFIQYTAGKPFKSLRFLSQILS; translated from the coding sequence ATGCTTCATAAAACCACCGCCATTATTCTTAAAAAAATTCCCTATTCCGAATCGGATCTGATTGTCTGGTGGCTGACCACGGAGGGGAAAAAACAGAAGGGGTTCGCCCCCGCGGGGAGGATCTCGCGAAAGCGGTTTGCCGGCGCACTCGACCTTTTCAACCGGGTGGAGCTCGTCTATTCCGAACGAAAAGGGGATGAGCTTTTTTTTCTCAAAAGCGCGGCTCTGGATAAAGGGATGGAAGGGGTCAGGGACGATCTCTCCAAATTCGCGGTTGCCTGCTATTTTGCCGAGATGATTCTGGAGTTTTTGCAGGAACGGCAGGCGCTTCCGGATGTCTACCGCATGTTCGATCGTTTCCTTCAGGCCATCGACGGGGCCGGGGCGCTTTCGACTCCTCTTATCCCGCTGATGGAACACCAATTGCTGACCCTTTTCGGCTTTCAGCCTTCGCTTTCGGCCTGCGGCCTCTGCCGGCGGAAAATTTCGCCCGATCTTCAGTATTTTTTCGATGGCCGGCAGGGGAGCGTTGTCTGCTCACGCTGTTCCGAAAATTTGTCCGTTCCGGGCCCTGGAAGGGCTCCCAGCCCTGGGAGGGCTCCCAGCCCGGGGAGGGCGCCCACCGATTCGCACCCTTTAAGCTATGAGGCCATCTCCGGTCTTCTCGCCTCCGTCGAACATGACCCCTCGAAATGGCTCTCCAAAGGGTGGGAGCCCTCCCAGGGCTGGAAGACCGATCATGTCGCCCAGACGCGCCGGGCCTTTGAATATTTCATCCAATACACGGCGGGAAAACCGTTCAAGTCACTCCGGTTTCTCTCACAGATTCTTTCATGA
- the dctP gene encoding TRAP transporter substrate-binding protein DctP gives MTVFVAGQALAQGAAPATGAAKVLKIATLAPDGTTLAKGLNAMKEEVLAKTGGRVDFQIYFGGQAGDEKDVVRKMRIGQMQGGALTGVGLGMIEPEIRVLELPFLFKSYAQADAVYGSMRKYFEDKFLQKGFVLLGWAEVGFVKIFSNKPVTKKADLTGLKMWMWEGDPLAQAMYESLKVVPVPLAITDVLTSLQTGLIDGAYAPELGAIAFQWHTKVKYLTDVNLVDGTGGIVVAKGEWDKLTPDEQKVVKEVISNQATQLISKTRADNQSSLSVLQSSGIQVVQLTPEALSELEGISKEVQQKLVGKLYPQELLDKINGLIAAAP, from the coding sequence TTGACAGTTTTCGTCGCCGGCCAGGCGCTGGCGCAGGGGGCGGCGCCGGCGACCGGCGCGGCCAAGGTGTTGAAAATCGCCACGCTGGCCCCCGACGGCACCACCCTTGCCAAAGGGCTAAACGCCATGAAAGAGGAGGTGCTGGCCAAAACAGGGGGGAGGGTCGATTTTCAGATCTATTTCGGCGGCCAGGCCGGGGATGAAAAGGATGTCGTCCGGAAGATGCGGATCGGGCAGATGCAGGGGGGGGCGCTGACCGGCGTCGGCCTCGGGATGATTGAGCCCGAAATCCGCGTCCTTGAACTGCCGTTTCTCTTCAAGAGCTATGCGCAGGCCGACGCGGTCTATGGCAGTATGCGGAAGTACTTTGAAGACAAATTCCTTCAAAAAGGGTTTGTCCTTTTGGGATGGGCCGAGGTCGGATTTGTCAAAATCTTCTCCAACAAGCCGGTCACCAAAAAGGCCGATCTGACCGGTTTAAAGATGTGGATGTGGGAGGGGGACCCGTTGGCGCAGGCAATGTATGAGTCGCTGAAGGTGGTGCCGGTTCCGCTGGCGATCACCGATGTGCTCACTTCACTCCAGACCGGCCTGATCGATGGGGCCTATGCCCCCGAACTGGGGGCGATCGCCTTCCAGTGGCACACGAAGGTGAAATATCTGACCGACGTCAACCTCGTGGATGGCACCGGCGGCATCGTGGTGGCGAAGGGGGAATGGGACAAGCTGACCCCCGATGAACAAAAAGTCGTCAAAGAGGTCATCAGCAATCAGGCAACCCAGTTGATCTCCAAGACGCGCGCCGACAATCAAAGCTCGCTGTCGGTTTTGCAATCGTCCGGGATTCAGGTTGTCCAGCTGACTCCCGAGGCGCTAAGCGAGCTCGAAGGGATCAGCAAGGAGGTCCAGCAGAAATTAGTCGGGAAATTGTACCCGCAGGAGTTGCTGGACAAGATCAATGGGCTGATCGCGGCGGCGCCGTGA
- a CDS encoding TRAP transporter small permease: MLNPLNWLFGLNKLLVKIETFLLGLTLIVLLFFASLQVVLRNFFDSGINWGDVFARHLVLWIAFFGATLSTREGRHISIDALAKVLPARAKPIVDLFIRFFCIVVCFLLAKAAWKFMMDEKGAETILFAKVPTWYFITIMPAGFAVITYAYFVQIVEVLWKFGGGGKAIAKAKEHQEMEISVKIKLK, translated from the coding sequence ATGCTCAACCCTCTTAATTGGCTTTTCGGCCTCAACAAACTTCTGGTGAAAATCGAGACCTTTCTTCTCGGCCTCACCCTTATTGTTCTTCTTTTCTTCGCCTCCCTGCAGGTGGTCTTAAGGAATTTTTTCGATTCCGGGATCAACTGGGGGGATGTTTTCGCCCGTCATCTGGTTCTATGGATTGCCTTTTTCGGCGCTACCCTTTCGACGCGGGAGGGGAGGCATATCTCCATTGACGCCCTGGCAAAGGTACTGCCGGCCAGGGCCAAGCCGATTGTGGATCTGTTCATCCGCTTTTTTTGTATTGTCGTCTGCTTTCTTCTGGCCAAGGCGGCCTGGAAGTTCATGATGGACGAAAAAGGGGCGGAAACGATTCTCTTTGCCAAAGTCCCCACCTGGTATTTCATCACCATCATGCCGGCCGGTTTTGCCGTCATCACCTACGCCTATTTTGTCCAGATTGTCGAGGTTCTCTGGAAATTCGGCGGCGGAGGGAAGGCGATCGCGAAGGCGAAGGAACATCAGGAGATGGAAATTTCGGTAAAAATCAAATTGAAATGA
- a CDS encoding TRAP transporter large permease: MSTTLALISFALLGAPLFVIFGAIALYSFFHADIDTSAIMIEFYRMASAPTLVTIPLFTFAGYLMAESGTPKRLVNVAQAVLGWLPGGLAIVTIFSCAFFTAFTGASGVTIIALGGLMYPILMREKYEDKFSMGLVTSCGSLGLLFPPSLPLILYGLIANVNIDKLFLAGIFPGMVLVTALSLYGVYFGSKKGVHRVPFVWKNVFKSLKEAAWEAPLPFLILGGIYGGFITASEAASVTAFYVLVVEVFIYRDLKLFRDVPRIIRESMLLVGGILIILGVAMGMTNYLVDARVPMRLFEWVSQYISSKLMFLVLLNIFLLIVGCLMDIFSATIVVVPLITPIAYKYGVNPVHLGIIFLTNLEIGYLTPPVGLNLFISSFRFGRSILELYRIAIPYLIILLICLVIITYIPWLSTFLVGALNVK, from the coding sequence ATGAGCACAACCCTCGCCCTCATTTCCTTCGCCCTCCTCGGCGCCCCGCTGTTTGTCATCTTCGGCGCGATTGCCCTCTATTCCTTTTTCCACGCCGATATCGACACCTCGGCCATCATGATCGAGTTCTACCGGATGGCCTCGGCGCCGACGCTTGTCACCATCCCGCTCTTTACCTTTGCCGGCTATCTGATGGCCGAGAGCGGAACGCCGAAGCGGCTGGTGAACGTGGCGCAGGCGGTTCTTGGCTGGCTCCCCGGCGGACTCGCAATTGTCACCATTTTTTCCTGCGCCTTTTTCACCGCTTTTACCGGCGCCAGCGGCGTTACCATCATCGCGCTCGGCGGCCTGATGTATCCCATTCTGATGCGGGAGAAATACGAGGACAAATTTTCGATGGGCTTGGTGACCTCCTGCGGGAGCCTTGGGCTTCTTTTTCCGCCGAGCCTCCCGCTCATCCTGTACGGCCTCATCGCCAATGTGAACATCGACAAGCTTTTTCTGGCGGGCATCTTTCCCGGAATGGTTCTTGTCACCGCCCTTTCCCTCTATGGCGTTTACTTCGGGTCAAAGAAGGGGGTTCATCGCGTTCCGTTTGTCTGGAAAAACGTTTTCAAATCGCTGAAAGAGGCCGCCTGGGAGGCCCCGCTTCCATTTCTCATTCTCGGCGGCATCTATGGCGGATTCATCACCGCCAGCGAGGCGGCGTCGGTAACCGCCTTCTATGTTTTGGTTGTCGAGGTCTTCATCTACCGCGATCTCAAGCTTTTCAGGGATGTCCCCCGCATCATCCGCGAATCGATGCTTTTGGTCGGCGGGATTCTCATCATCCTCGGCGTGGCGATGGGGATGACGAACTACCTGGTCGATGCCCGCGTTCCGATGCGGCTTTTCGAATGGGTAAGCCAGTACATCAGCAGTAAGTTGATGTTCCTTGTCCTGCTGAACATTTTCCTTCTGATCGTCGGCTGTCTCATGGATATTTTTTCGGCAACCATCGTCGTCGTGCCGCTCATCACGCCGATCGCCTACAAGTACGGCGTGAATCCGGTGCATCTCGGCATCATTTTCCTCACCAATCTGGAGATCGGCTATCTGACGCCGCCGGTGGGGTTGAATCTCTTCATCTCTTCTTTCCGCTTTGGCCGGTCGATCCTCGAACTCTACCGGATCGCCATTCCGTATCTGATTATCCTTCTCATCTGCCTTGTCATCATCACCTATATCCCCTGGCTCTCCACCTTTTTGGTGGGGGCGCTGAATGTGAAGTGA
- a CDS encoding type II toxin-antitoxin system RelE/ParE family toxin translates to MWSVLIHPLIFKEDFKKIDLSARQRIIKAVRKKLSTDPQAYGHPLSGELKGYWRLRVDDYRVIYSIVHEQVLVKVIKVGIRRDAEVYEEMINRLGVEW, encoded by the coding sequence ATGTGGTCTGTTCTGATCCACCCCCTGATTTTCAAGGAAGACTTCAAAAAAATAGACCTCTCCGCCCGGCAGAGAATCATCAAGGCTGTTCGGAAAAAACTTTCGACCGATCCGCAGGCTTATGGCCATCCCCTTTCCGGTGAACTCAAGGGGTATTGGCGTCTCCGGGTGGATGATTACCGCGTCATTTATTCGATCGTTCACGAACAGGTTCTGGTTAAAGTGATTAAAGTTGGAATCAGGCGGGACGCGGAAGTGTATGAAGAGATGATCAACAGACTGGGCGTGGAATGGTGA
- a CDS encoding type II toxin-antitoxin system Phd/YefM family antitoxin, whose translation MIHFQESSILVGASELRTRLDKLLKLAKQSKIYVGKRHRPVAVLVPLEQYERMEQLYQRVEDRVLGYIARERDKNTDIKDYLPLDEAERKVGLRA comes from the coding sequence ATGATCCATTTTCAGGAATCGTCCATCCTGGTAGGCGCTTCCGAATTGAGAACCCGGTTGGACAAACTTCTCAAACTCGCAAAGCAATCGAAGATTTACGTGGGTAAACGCCACCGGCCCGTGGCTGTCTTGGTCCCTTTGGAGCAATACGAACGGATGGAACAGCTCTACCAACGGGTGGAAGACAGGGTTTTGGGCTATATCGCGCGGGAACGGGATAAAAACACCGACATCAAAGACTATCTCCCCCTGGATGAAGCCGAGCGCAAGGTCGGCCTCCGCGCCTGA
- a CDS encoding type II toxin-antitoxin system HicB family antitoxin, giving the protein MKQLKVIIEKHPDGYVAYPLGLKGVVVGEGDTYEEALSDVKSAIRFHIETFGSDAVEDDSPVLEAFIAEAGAGA; this is encoded by the coding sequence ATGAAGCAATTAAAAGTCATCATTGAAAAGCACCCCGATGGTTATGTGGCTTATCCTCTTGGCCTCAAGGGAGTGGTGGTCGGCGAGGGGGATACGTATGAAGAAGCCCTGTCCGATGTGAAGTCGGCCATTCGATTTCATATTGAGACCTTTGGATCTGATGCCGTTGAGGACGATTCGCCCGTGCTGGAAGCGTTTATTGCCGAGGCCGGAGCCGGCGCCTGA
- a CDS encoding type II toxin-antitoxin system HicA family toxin, with protein sequence MPKFPVDAPKAKVIKTFQLLGFRSMREGEHISMVRMNPDGTRTPLTMPGHPRIKSSTLRSICTQSGIKREDFLKAYEQS encoded by the coding sequence ATGCCGAAATTTCCTGTCGATGCCCCAAAAGCCAAAGTCATAAAAACATTTCAATTGCTCGGTTTTCGTTCCATGCGCGAAGGGGAGCATATCTCCATGGTGCGGATGAATCCTGATGGCACCAGGACCCCGCTGACGATGCCAGGTCACCCGCGCATTAAATCTTCCACTCTGCGGTCCATTTGCACTCAATCGGGGATCAAACGGGAGGATTTTCTGAAGGCGTATGAACAGTCGTAG
- a CDS encoding acetyl-CoA C-acetyltransferase: MKETVIVSGARTPVASFQGALASLTAPQLGAIAIKEAVKRAGIKPEQVEEAIMGCVLTAAVGQSPARQALLGAGLPKETSALTIGKVCGSGLKSVMLADQIIRAGDEEIIVAGGMESMSNSPYALPEARNGYRMGHGKIVDTMIHDGLWDPYNNIHMGNCAELCAKEYKITREMQDEFASESYRRAQKAIKEGRFKDEIVPVPVPQKKGDPVLVDTDEEPGRGNVEKLKSLRPAFEKEGTVTAGNASSLNDGAAAVVVMSAEKAKSLGLKPLARIVAHAQASREPEWFTIAPATAMEKVLKKAGLKAADIDLWEVNEAFAVVAIANNQKIGIPADKVNVNGGAVAMGHPIGASGARILVTLLHEMQKRNVRRGLASLCIGGGEGVAMVVER; encoded by the coding sequence ATGAAAGAAACAGTCATCGTCAGCGGGGCGCGAACGCCGGTTGCGAGTTTTCAGGGGGCCCTCGCATCTCTCACCGCCCCTCAACTGGGGGCCATTGCCATTAAAGAGGCGGTTAAAAGAGCGGGAATAAAACCTGAACAGGTCGAGGAGGCGATCATGGGGTGTGTGTTGACCGCCGCCGTGGGACAGTCGCCGGCCCGACAGGCCCTTCTGGGAGCGGGTCTTCCCAAGGAGACTTCTGCATTGACCATCGGAAAGGTCTGCGGTTCGGGGCTTAAAAGCGTCATGCTGGCCGATCAGATTATTCGCGCCGGAGATGAAGAGATCATCGTGGCTGGCGGAATGGAGAGCATGAGCAACTCCCCCTATGCGCTCCCGGAGGCGCGCAACGGTTACCGGATGGGACACGGAAAAATTGTCGATACGATGATTCACGACGGCCTCTGGGACCCGTACAACAATATCCACATGGGAAACTGCGCCGAACTGTGCGCCAAAGAATACAAGATCACGCGCGAAATGCAGGACGAATTCGCCTCCGAAAGCTACCGCCGGGCGCAAAAGGCGATTAAAGAAGGCCGATTCAAGGATGAAATCGTCCCCGTGCCGGTCCCGCAAAAGAAGGGGGATCCGGTTCTTGTCGATACGGACGAAGAACCGGGCCGTGGCAATGTCGAAAAATTAAAATCCCTTCGCCCCGCCTTTGAAAAAGAGGGGACGGTGACGGCCGGAAACGCATCGAGCCTCAACGATGGAGCGGCGGCGGTTGTCGTCATGTCGGCGGAGAAGGCCAAATCACTGGGGCTCAAACCGCTGGCCCGGATTGTGGCCCATGCGCAGGCAAGCCGGGAGCCGGAGTGGTTCACCATCGCCCCGGCAACAGCGATGGAAAAAGTCTTGAAAAAGGCCGGTCTCAAAGCGGCCGACATCGATTTATGGGAGGTGAACGAGGCCTTCGCGGTGGTGGCCATCGCCAATAATCAAAAGATCGGCATCCCGGCGGACAAGGTAAACGTCAACGGCGGCGCGGTGGCCATGGGGCATCCTATCGGCGCCTCAGGGGCAAGAATTCTTGTGACCCTCCTCCATGAGATGCAAAAGAGAAACGTGAGGCGGGGTCTGGCGTCGCTATGCATCGGCGGAGGAGAGGGAGTGGCGATGGTTGTGGAAAGATAA